The Paenibacillus dendritiformis region GATGAATACTACTATCATGAGATTATCGGCTGCCGCGTCGTAACTGATGAAGAGGAAGAACTGGGCGTCATTAGCGAAATTCTGGCGCCGGGCGCGAATGATGTCTGGGTCGTCAAGCCTGCGAAGGGCAAGCCGATTCTGCTTCCAGCCATTCCGGATGTCATCCTCGACGTTGATATTCCCGGCAAGCTGGTGAAGGTCCATCTGATGGAGGGGCTTCTGTAATGCGCATCGATGTATTGACGATCTTCCCGGAGATGTGTGAGGGCGTGTTCCGCTCCAGCATATTGGGGAAGGCGCAGGAAAAAGGGCTCGTCACCTTGAATGCGGTCAATTTCCGGGACTATTCCGGGAACAAGCATCAGACCGTGGACGATTATCCATACGGAGGCGGCGGGGGCATGGTGCTCAAGCCGGAGCCGATCTTCGCGGCCGTCGAAGCCGTGATTGCGCAGGCAGAGGCGGAGCGGACGCGGCTTCCGCAGGAAGGGCAAGCCCCAGCGGCGGACGATTCGGATGTCCCGAATGTTCCCCATGGTTCGGACGGGCTGAATGGCCCGAACCGTCTGGAACGGAAGCGGCCGCGGGTCATCTTGATGTGCCCGCAGGGCGAGCCGTTCACCCAGGCCAAGGCGGAGGAGCTGGCGCAGGAATCGCATCTCATCTTGGTCTGCGGCCATTATGAAGGCTACGATGAGCGAATCCGCGAGCACCTCGTTACCGATGAGCTGTCGATCGGCGATTATGTGCTGACCGGCGGCGAGCTGCCGGCGATGGTCGTGACCGACTCGGTCGTGCGCCTCCTGCCGGGCGTGTTGGGCAATGAATCTTCGGCGGTGACCGATTCATTCAGCACCGGCCTGCTGGAATATCCGCACTATACGCGGCCGGCCGATTTCCGCGGCTGGACGGTGCCGGATGTGCTGTTGAGCGGCCACCATGCGAAGGTGAAGCAGTGGCGCAAAGAGCAGTCCCTGCGGCGCACCGTGGAACGGCGTCCGGATCTGCTCGAGTCCATCGAGCTCAATGAGGCGGATCGTAAGCTGCTGGAGCGTATCATCACGGAGCGCCAAGCGGATGAAGCGAATAAGGAATAGCGCAGAAGAGCACTTCCCCGGGATGTGCTCTTTTTGCAATAATATTCGATTCACAGAAGTGAGAGCATGCAGGAAAAGCCCGTGAACCAAGGCAGGTATGCCATAGTTCATGGGCTTAGGTGTGGGAGTAACTTGCGGCTCGTCCGCGTCAAGCTGCGAACATCTTCAGCAGATCAATCAACGGAGGAATAATGGCGCCAATGAATTCCAATACTGCGATGAATATTGTCATATCAATCACTCCCTGATATGATTTCCAAGAAACTGTAACGTCCCTTGTACTAACTATATCGGCAAACTGTCTCTATTTTTGAACAA contains the following coding sequences:
- the trmD gene encoding tRNA (guanosine(37)-N1)-methyltransferase TrmD, whose amino-acid sequence is MRIDVLTIFPEMCEGVFRSSILGKAQEKGLVTLNAVNFRDYSGNKHQTVDDYPYGGGGGMVLKPEPIFAAVEAVIAQAEAERTRLPQEGQAPAADDSDVPNVPHGSDGLNGPNRLERKRPRVILMCPQGEPFTQAKAEELAQESHLILVCGHYEGYDERIREHLVTDELSIGDYVLTGGELPAMVVTDSVVRLLPGVLGNESSAVTDSFSTGLLEYPHYTRPADFRGWTVPDVLLSGHHAKVKQWRKEQSLRRTVERRPDLLESIELNEADRKLLERIITERQADEANKE